In Pseudomonas flavescens, the sequence ATGGCAGGTGTTGGGTGAATCTAACGTGATTTCAAACTGACATCAATCCCAGCTCAACGCCCCACCCGTCTGATACTCGATCACGCGGGTCTCGAAGAAGTTTTTCTCCTTCTTCAGGTCCATGATCTCGCTCATCCAGGGAAACGGGTTGCTGGCGCCTGGGTATTCTTCTTTCAGGCCGATCTGGGTCAGGCGGCGGTTGGCGATGAATTTGAGGTAGTCCTCCATCATCGCGGCGTTCATGCCGAGCACGCCGCGGGGCATGGTGTCGCGGGCGTATTCGATTTCCAGCTGGGCGCCCTGCAGAATCATCTGGGTCGCTTCGTCTTTCATCTGCGCGTCCCACAGGCTCGGGTTCTCGATCTTGATCTGGTTGATCACGTCGATACCGAAGTTCAGGTGCATGGATTCGTCGCGCAGGATGTACTGGAACTGCTCGGCGGTGCCGGTCATCTTGTTGCGGCGGCCCATGGAGAGGATCTGGGTGAAGCCGCAGTAGAAGAAGATGCCTTCCAGTACGCAGTAGTAGGCGATCAGGTTCTTGAGGAACTGGCGATCGGTTTCCGGGGTGCCGGTTTCGAACTTGGGATCGGAGATCGAGCGGGTGTACTTGAGGCCCCAGGAGGCTTTCTTCGCGACGCTCGGGATCTCGTGGTACATGTTGAAGATCTCGCCTTCATCCATGCCCAGCGATTCGATGCAGTACTGGTAGGCGTGGGTGTGGATCGCTTCCTCGAAGGCCTGGCGCAGGATGTACTGGCGGCACTCGGGGTTGGTGATCAGGCGGTACACGGCCAGTACCAGGTTGTTGGCAACCAGGCTGTCGGCGGTGGAGAAGAAGCCGAGGTTGCGCATGACGATGCGGCGCTCGTCTTCGCTGAGACCGTCTGTGGATTTCCACAGGGCGATGTCGGCGTTCATGTTCACTTCCTGCGGCATCCAGTGGTTGGCGCAACCATCCAGATACTTCTGCCAGGCCCAGTCGTACTTGAAAGGTACGAGCTGGTTGAGGTCAGCACGGGCGTTGATCATCTGCTTGTCGCCGACTTCCACGCGTGCGGAGGTGCCTTCGAGCTCGTCCAGGCCTTCCTGGATGTCGAGGTCGTTCAGGGCTTTCTTGGCACGGGCGATGGCGTCGGAGTCATTGGCGTCGATGGCACGGGCTTCGAGGGCGGCGGCGTCGCCGACCTGGTTGAGCCTTTCCAGGCTCATGTCGGCACTGGCTTGTGCGGCGGTCTGTTTCGGAGCGGCAGCTTCAGCGCCGTCTTCCTTGTCGAATTCATCCCAGCTCAGCATGGGTTGGCTCCTGCTAGAGGGTCGGCGTGAGAGCCGGCCTGTGTGGATAGTGGCTAATCGTCGGTGGCTCGCGGTGCACGCAGAGCGCTACGGCTGATTATTGCCAGGGCTGCGCCTGGCTTCGCGTTATCGGTGCCGGGTTGCAGTGAAGGCTGCAACCCGGCGGGTACCTTTAAG encodes:
- a CDS encoding ribonucleotide-diphosphate reductase subunit beta, producing MLSWDEFDKEDGAEAAAPKQTAAQASADMSLERLNQVGDAAALEARAIDANDSDAIARAKKALNDLDIQEGLDELEGTSARVEVGDKQMINARADLNQLVPFKYDWAWQKYLDGCANHWMPQEVNMNADIALWKSTDGLSEDERRIVMRNLGFFSTADSLVANNLVLAVYRLITNPECRQYILRQAFEEAIHTHAYQYCIESLGMDEGEIFNMYHEIPSVAKKASWGLKYTRSISDPKFETGTPETDRQFLKNLIAYYCVLEGIFFYCGFTQILSMGRRNKMTGTAEQFQYILRDESMHLNFGIDVINQIKIENPSLWDAQMKDEATQMILQGAQLEIEYARDTMPRGVLGMNAAMMEDYLKFIANRRLTQIGLKEEYPGASNPFPWMSEIMDLKKEKNFFETRVIEYQTGGALSWD